The sequence CTGGCAGGGTCAAACTGACGCCGCCCTTCTGCGCAATCCGCTGCAGAATCACTCCGCACGGGAGCGGCTTCTGTTTTGGTCAGGCGGCGCCCCCCATGGGGTACGCACACCTGGTGTCCAGAGGAGACGCGTGCCTCACGGGTCAACGCTGTCAGCCTGGGGCCAATTCTGTCATGTACCGGCCCTGCTTGCCTACCAGATAGCACCGTCCACGCCACGCGCAGCCCCGAAAGATGCCGACAGGTGCCGAAAGCGTTGAATCAAGCGGCCTCTAGCGTGGGCCTGCGGCGGGAGGCGCTGATTACACTGAAGGACGACACATCAGGCAATGCCAGACACCCCACAAGGAACAGGAGTCACCCATGGCCGGAAAATTCGTCATCACTCGGGGCAAGGACAGCAAGTTCTACTTTGCGCTGAAGGCAGGCAACGGCGAGAAGATCCTGCAGAGTCAGGGCTATGCCGACAAGCGCGGCTGCCTGAACGGCGTGGAGTCCGTGCGCAAGAATGCCGTCGAGGAAAAACGCTTCACCCGGGAAGTCGCCAAGGACGGACGTTTCTATTTCACCCTGCTGGCTGCCAACAGCCAGCAGATCGGTCGCAGCCAGATGTACAAGTCGGAGTCCGGGCGCGACAACGGAATCGCCAGCGTCGGGCGCAATGCCACTGAGGCGGCCGTGCTGGAACAGCTCGATACCGCCTGAATGCACACGATGGCCCACTGCAAAGCAGAAGCCCCGCCGATTGGCGGGGCTTCTGCTTTTCGTCGGATGTCGCCATCCATTCTGCGCCCTGCGCTGTCAGTGTCGCTGTGCGCTGTCAGTGTCAAAGACCACACGCGAGACATCCGCGTAGCGAGCCGCGAAGTGCACGATCATGCCTTCCTTCAGGTATTCCGGCAGCTCATCGTAATCACGCTGATTGGCCTGCGGCAGGATCAGCTCGTAGATATCACTGCGCCGCGCGGCAATCACCTTCTCGCGGATACCGCCCACCGGCAGCACCTGACCGGTCAAGGTCAGTTCACCAGTCATCGCCAGCCCCTTGCGCGGGGCCTGACGCTTGGCCAACGACATCAACGCCGTGGTCATGGTCACACCGGCGCTTGGGCCATCCTTGGGCGTCGCGCCCTCGGGCACGTGCAGGTGAATGAAGGACTCGTTGAAGAAGTCCGCCTCGGCATCATAGGCCTCGAGATTGGCCAGGGTGTAGGAGTAGGCGATGTTGGCGGACTCCTGCATCACGTCACCCAGCTTGCCGGTCAACTTCAAGCCACGTGTCAGGCCATGCACCCGGGTGGCTTCGATGGGCAGGGTCGCCCCACCCATGCTGGTCCAGGCAAGCCCGGTCACCACGCCTTCGCCGGCCAGAACCTTCTCGCGACGGAAGATCGGCGCCCCGAGGAATTCCTCGAGGTTCTTGACCGAGACCTTCACGGTCGCAAGCTCTTCTTCCAGCAACTTCACCGCCGCCTTGCGCACGATGCGGTGCAGCTGTTTCTCCAGCTGGCGCACGCCGGCTTCACGCGCATAGCCCTCGATGACCTGACGCAGCGCGGCATCACTCAGATTGATGCGCTTCCTGGGGATGTTGTCGCGGGTCAGCAGCTTCGGCCACAGGTGGTGCTTGGCGATCGCCACTTTCTCCTCGGCGATGTAGCCGGAGAGGCGAATCTGCTCCATGCGGTCCAGCAGCGGGCCGGGGATGCTGTCCAGCGTGTTGGCGGTACACACGAACAGCACCTTGGAGAGATCGAGACGCACATCGAGATAGTGATCGAGGAAGTCGACATTCTGCTCCGGATCGAGCACCTCGAGCAGCGCCGAGGCCGGATCGCCCTGGAAGGACTGCCCCAGCTTGTCGATCTCATCGAGCATGATCACCGGGTTCTCGACCTTGACCTCCTTGAGCGCCTGCACCAGCTTGCCGGGCATGGCACCCACGTAGGTGCGGCGATGCCCCTTGATCTCGGACTCGTCTCGCATCCCACCGACCGAGAAGCGATAGAACTCGCGCCCCAGCGCCTGGGCGATGGAGCGCCCGATGGAGGTCTTGCCGACCCCGGGTGGCCCCACCAGCAGCAGGATCGAGCCGCCGACATCGCCCTTGAAGGTGCCCTCGGCCAGAAACTCGACGATGCGTGACTTCACGTCATCCAGCCCATCGTGATCGCGATTGAGCACGGTGCGCGCGTGGGCCAAATTGAGCTGATCGGTGGAGGTGATTCCCCACGGCAGCGAGGTCAGCCAGTCAAGATAGTTGCGTGTGGTGCCGTATTCCGGCGAACCGGTCTCCAGCACCGACAGCTTGTCGAGCTCGTCATCGATGCGCGACTGGACACGCTCCGGCACCTTGAGCTCGTCGAGACGGCCACGGAAGGTATCGACGTCGTTCTCGCGATCATCCTTGGAGATGCCCAGTTCACGCTGGATGACCTTGAGCTGTTCGCGCAGGAAGAATTCGCGCTGATGCTTCTCCATCTGCGCGTTGACCTGCTGGGAGATCTCGGTCTGCAGCTGTGCGACCTCGATTTCCTTGCGCAGCAGAGGCAGCACCTTCTGCATGCGCTCCATCACTGGCAGCGACTCCAGCACTTCCTGCAGCTCAGCACCCTTGGCCGAGGTGATGGCGGCGGCGAAATCGGTCAGCGGGCCGGGTTCATGCGGGCTGAAGCGGTTGAGGTACTGCTTGAGCTCCTCGCCGTACAGCGGGTTGATCGGCAACAGCTCCTTGATGCCGTTGATCATCGCCATCGCGTAGGCGCGGGCCTCGTCGCTCTCGGCATCGACCGGTTCGCGCGGATAGGTGACCTCGACCAGATAGGGAGGCTTGCGCGACAGCCAGCGCGTAATGCGGAAGCGACGCAGTCCCTGGGCGATAAACTGTACCTGGTCATCGCCGTCTTCGGGCTTGTGGACGCGCACGGCAGAGCCGATCTCGGGAAAGTGCTCGCCCCCCAGCTCATCCACTTCGACATCGCCGACGAAGGCCAGGCCGACAGCATGATGCGGCGTATTGCCGACCAGCTGCATGGTCTCGGCCCAACGCTGCTTGTTGATCACCAGCGGCTGAACCTGGGCCGGGAAGAACGGGCGATTGTGAATCGGCAGCAGGTAGATGCGCTCCGGTAGCTGGTCGCCACTCGGCACCAGCCCACCCGAGGCGGAAGAAGAAGGCTCTTGTGACTGGCTGTCATCCTCGAAGCCGGCAAGAATATCGTCGTTATCGGAAATCTCTTCGTGACGTGGCATGCAACCCTCATGAAACCAGGCCTCGATTGAGGCGATCATCTCCACCAATGCGGCCAGTGAGCCACTTTATCAAGGCACGCTTGCCGCGCCGGGGACGCAACACTGCGTGTTCAGAGTGGCACCGGATGCGCCCCCCTGGAAACGACAATGCCCGCCATGAGGCGGGCATTGTCGTTTCCAGCATACTGCGCGACGCTCAGTAGATCGGAGTGCCGTTGATCTTCACGCTGTCACCATCGATCTCGACCACCAGGTTGCGGTCGGCGGCCTGCGGAGAGACACCTGCCATCATGGCCATCATCGGCGGTACGTTGCGGAACTCGAAGCGCCCGCTCAGACGATTCAGGAAGGCCCGCTGAGCCGGCACGGTCTGCAACTCCTGAATGGACAGATCAGTGATGTCGGCACCATCAAGAATCATCTGGCCATCACCCTGCATGTCGACACCGAAGGCATCGCTTTTGGCATTCAGCGATTCCAGTGTCATGCGCGGAGAGGTGCTCAGCATGGTGAACAGCGGCGCTTCGACCTTCTCGAGCATGGCGACCTGCTGCGCTTCGCTCAGCTCCTCGAACGGCTTGCCCGCTTCTTCCAGCAAGCCCTGCAGCTGGGTGATGAAGTCATAGACGGCCGCACCCTGCAGACGATCGATCGAGATGGACACGTCGCCGCTGGCCATCTGCTGATCACCCGCGCTGACATCCTGCACCGACAGCTTCATCAGATAGCGCAGCTCGGTCGGGTCCAGACGCGTTTCACCGCTGTAACGGATATCGCTGGCGACCACTGGCGGCTGACCGGTGCCGTTGTCGATGGTCAGGGTGTCCAGCACGATCTTGTCGTCCTGGCGGAAGTCATTGTCCGCCCCGCGATAGATGCCGTTGAGGCTCAGAGTGCCGACGCTGACCTTCTCGGCGCCATTGGTGATATCGAACGGCGTGATCTCGCCATCCACGGTAATTTCCGGCGTGTCACCACCATCATGGGAAGCCAGCAGCTCGCCACCCTGGAAGTCGATGCGCGTACCGCTCTCCGGGTCCTGCCAGTCAAAGGCCGGCAAGGTCAGGGTAGTATCGCTAGCGCCGCTGAAGTTGTCGACGCTGCCATCGAAGGCGATCGCCTTGCCATCACCGAGCACTTCGGCGAAGACGTCGCGTGACGGCGTACCGTACAGCACCTTGACGTTGCCCTGCATGGTGGTCGACAGCAGGCCGTGGCCGGCTTCATAGGGCAATAGGATGCGCATGGGACCTTCCCCGTCCCCGGTGGCGAGTTCCATCTCTACCCGGCCCGCGGAGCCGAACCAGCCGCTGTCGACATCCTCTCGGGTCGCCTTGATGTCGGAGCTCCTGTCGAGCTCTGCCACCATGCGGGCCATCTCATCTTCAAAGCGCTGGCTTGAGTAAGCCACGCCGCCGACATAGCCAGCTGCCCCGATGACGACCACTGCCGTCGCGGTTACCAGTCCCTTGCCCATCGCATTAACCCTTGTCCGTTATTGGAGCATCACACCGTCTGCGCGGTGCCTCTTGTCGCATCTGCTTCCATCAGTGAAACATGTGCATGAGCCTCGCCGCCAAGGCAGCGAGGCGTCAGTGCAACCACAGCCACAGATGCATCGTCGACCAGGCATAGATACCGGCGAAGATGTCATCCAGCATGATGCCGAAGCCACCGGCAACCCGGCGGTCGGCCCAGCGAATCGGCCATGGCTTGAGAATATCGAAGACCCGGAAGACCACGAAGCCCCACAGCGCTGCCTGCCAAGAGAATGGCACGGCGGCCATCGTGATCCAATAGCCGACGAATTCGTCCCAGACGATCCCGGAGTGATCATGCACGCCGAGATCGCGCGAGGTGCGATCACAGATCCAGATCCCGACCAGCGAGGCGACCAGCACGGTGGCCAGATACGGCCACAGCGTGAGGTTGGTCATCAGCCAGTAGAACGGGATTGCCGCGAGAGTACCGAAGGTACCCGGTGCAAAGGGCGCGGTACCGCTGCCCAGCCCGAAGGCCAGGAAGTGGACGGGGCGCCGCCAGACACTGGCGGGTGCGCGATTCATGGTGCCACCCCGTTCTCGTTGCGTGACGACGCATCACCACAGGAGCCATCTGTCCCAGAGGCCTGTGTGGCAGAGACCTGTGTGGCAGAGACCTGTGTGTCAGAAGCCTGTGTGTCAGAAGCCTGCGAGGCAGAGAAATGCTGCCAGCTCTGCCCCGTCGCTGCCTGCTCAATGCCATTGTCCATCAGCATCACGCGTGGCGCATCGCCGCCCGCCGCCTGCATGCGCCCGATGACATTCAAGGGCAGGTTGAGCGAGCGCAGGGCAAGCCTGGCCGTCTCGAGGTTCTCCTGGGGCAACGTGAGCAACAGTTCGTAATCGTCGCCGCCATTGAGGACCGCCTCGCGGGCACCCTGCTCGCCCAGCGCCGTGACCAGCTCCGGCGCCAGCGGCAGTACGCCAAGCTCCAGCGCCGCCGACAGCTGACTGGCACGACAGATGTGTGCCAGATCGCCCATCACGCCATCGGAGACATCCAGGCCCGCACTGGCCAGCTCACGCAGCGCCAGCCCCGCATCGACCCGCGGTTCTGGTCGCAGGTAGGCCGCCAAGCAAGGGTTCAGCACATCGCGGACGCCATCCTGCCAGGCCTTGAGTCCGGCATGCGCCAACCCCGGCAGACCGGTGACCGCGATGAGATCGCCCTCGCGGGCGCCGTCACGCCGCAGGATCGGGCGGGCCACGCTGCCGGCCTGCTGAGCAGGCTCGAGCACGCACGGCAACTCGCCATGCACGGTGATCGTGATAGAGAGCGGGCCGCGCGTGACGTCGCCGCCGACCAGCGCGATGCCGTAGCGATCCGCCAGCGCGTGGAAACCGGCCGCAAAACCATGCAGCCAGTCTTCATCCACGTCCGGCAACGTCAGCGCCAGCAACGCCCAGCGCGGGGTCGCACCCATCGCCGCCAGATCAGACAGATTGACGGCCAGGGCACGATGGCCAATGGACGCCGCAGGCGCATCCGGCGGGAAGTGCACCCCCGCCACCGAGGTATCGACACTGACCGCCATCTGCATGCCATCACTGGCGGCAAGAAGTGCACAGTCGTCTCCCGGCCCCAGCAACACGCCCGGTGCCCCGGACAGATCGCGCTGGAAGTAGCGGGCAATCAGCTCGAATTCACCTGGCATGTCAGCGCAGGCGGGCCTGGGTCACCTCGGCGCTGCGCAGCTTGACTGCCAGCTTGTCGAGGATCCCGTTGACGTACTTGTGCCCGTCGGTGGCACCGAAGGTCTTGGCCAGCTCGACCCCTTCGTTGATCGCCACGCGATACGGCACTTCCATGCGCTTGGACAGCTCGTAGGCGCTCAGACGCAGGATGGCCAACTCGATCTCGTCGAGATCCTGCAGGCGGCGGTCGAGCAGCGGGCTGATGCTGGCATCCAGTTCTTTCTGGAAGCGTGGCACGTTGTGCAGCAGCTCGTGGAACAGGGCCTGGTCAGCGATGCGCATCACCTCGACCCAGTTCTCGTGCAGTTCGACATCATCGTCGATCTTTTGACCACGGAACTCGGCCTCGATGGTGGTCATGTTCTTGCCGGTCATCTGCCACTGGTAGATGCCCTGCACGGCCAGCTCGCGAGCGGCGCGCCGCGCCTGCTGCTGCCTGGACGGCTCGCGCTCGGTACGTTCATTGCGTTCGCTCACGCGTCACCTCCCATGGCCTTGAGCAGGGAGACCATTTCCATCGCCGCCATGGCCGCTTCGGTACCCTTGTTGCCAGCCTTGGTGCCGGCACGCTCGATGGCCTGCTCGATGGAATTCACCGTCAGCACGCCATTGGCGACCGGGGTGTCGAATTCGAGCTGCAGACGGGACAGCGCGGAGTTGCACTCGCCGGCGACGTATTCAAAGTGCGGCGTACCACCGCGGATCACCGCACCCAGCGTGATGACGGCGTGCGGCTTGACCTTGGCCAGCACGGCCTTGACGGCCAGCGGAATTTCCCAGGCACCCGGCACGTGGATCAGGTCGATGTTTTCCTCATCGACGCCGTGGCGTACGAGAGAATCGACCGCGCCTTCCACCAGGCTGTCGACGACATGGTGGTTGAAACGCCCGACGACGATGACGTAACGGCCATCGACATTGGTGAAAGTGCCTTCGAGTTGAGCAATCGGTTGCATGGTCAGTCCACAATGCTAGCGCCCCGGAGAACCGGGGCGGGGATATCAATCATACCGGGGCAGGTCGCCAGAAGCGCGCGACCTCCCCCGCCATTTGGGGTGCCGAAGCGCTTACGCGCCTGCGGCGTCTGCGTCTGTCTCGCCTGCCGTGTCATCACTGCCGACCAGTTCGACCACTTCGAGGCCAAACCCGGACAGGGCAGAGAATTTCCACGGCGAGCTGAGCAGACGCATCCGGCCGACACCGAGATCCCGAAGGATCTGGGCACCGGTACCGGTGGTCAGATAGTTGCCCGCACCATCGGATTCGTTGGTGCGCGGGGTACGACGTCGGCCGAGGAAGACATCGAGACGATCCTTGTAATCCAGCGTGTCGCTGCCGGTGTCCAGCAGTACCAGCACGCCGGCATCGGCGGCGGCGACTTCAGCGAGTGCATCATTGAGCGCCCAGCTGCTGCTGCCCGGCTGACGCAGGGTCAACAGGTCGCGCATCGGGTCCTGCACGTGCACGCGCACGGTAGTCAGAGACTCGGCATTCGGCGTGCCCTTGACCAGCGCCAGGTGGTGACGGCCCTGGATGCGATCGCTGAAGCAATGCAACGTCAGCTCGCCGAAGGCGGTCTCGACCTGCTCGCTATCCAGCACTTCCACGGTCTGCTCATTGTGGATGCGATATTCGATCAGATCCGCAATGGTGCCGACCTTGAGGTCGTGCTCGGCGGCGAAGCGCTCGAGCTCTTCACGACGCGCCATGCTGCCGTCATCGTTCATGATTTCACAGATCACGCCGGTCGCGCCAAAGCCCGCCATGGACGCCAGATCACAGGCCGCCTCGGTATGGCCGGCACGACGCAGCACACCACCCGGCTCCGCCATCAGCGGGAAGATGTGTCCCGGCTGGACGATGTCCTGCGGGCGCGCATTGCGCGCGGCAGCAGCCTGCACGGTCCGGGCGCGGTCAGCCGCCGAGATACCGGTGGTGACGCCTTCGGTGGCCTCGATGGAGAGCGTGAACTTGGTGCCGAAGCCGGAACCGTTGGCCTGAACCATCAGTGGCAGCTGGAGCTGTTCGCAATGCTCACGCGACATCGGCATGCAGATCAAGCCACGCGCGTGGCGTGCCATGAAGTTGATGTGCTCGGCTGTCACGGCTTCCGCGGCGATGATGATGTCGCCTTCATTCTCACGATCCTCGTCATCCATGAGGATGACCATCTTGCCTTGCCGGATATCCTCGACGAGTGCTGCGATGCCTGATAGCGCCATGCTTGCTCCACTTTACGGGCTGCGCCGGCCCATGCCGGACCCACGCGTAGTATCAAAAAGTCGGGCGTCAGGGTACCCCGCCACCCCGTTTTGCGCCAGCACCCAGCGACGCCGCTGTCGCCAGACGGCGGCAAGTGCTTGCGTGACAACAAGAAATCAGTCGTCGCTCTCCTGTGGGCCTGGCGATGCTACTGGCACCGCGGTGATGCGCCAATCACGCCCCACCGCCCGAATATCGCGAATCTCGACCCGGCGCTGCTGCGCCATGTGATCCAGCCCCGGCAGTGCCAGCAGCGGACGAGCCTCACCACCCAGCAGCGTAGGCGCCATGAACAGCTGCATCTCATCGACCAGGCCTGCCTGGATCATGGCCCCGGCCAGCACCGCGCCGGTTTCCAGCAGCACCTCGTTGGCCTGCTCGTGCTCGGCCAGATAGCGCAGCAGAGCCTCAAGGTCCACGCGGCCATCCACGCCGGCCGGCAGCGTCACCACTTCGGCACCGGCTGCCTCCAACAAGGTACGTCGCTCAGCCAGCGCCGCTGTCTCATCCGCGACACACACCAGCAGCGTACGACCGGATTGCGCCAGTATGCGCGCCGCCAGCGGCAGACGCAGGTGGCTGTCCACCACCACGCGCAACGGCTGACGCGCCACCAGCGCCTCGAGTCCCAGCGGGTGGTCGTCGAGACCGAGCTGGTCGGCGCGTACATTGAGGCGCGAATCATCGAAGATGACCGACTCGATGCCGCTCATCACCACGCTGGAGCGGGCGCGCAGACGCTGCACGGCGCTGCGCGCTTCAGGGCCGGTGATCCATTGGGACTCCCCGGAAGCCATCGCCGTGCGACCGTCCAGACTCATGGCCTGCTTGAGGCGCACGAAGGGCCGACCGCGTTCCATGCGTGACAGGAAGCCGGGATTGAGCGCTCGCGCCTCCTGCTCCAACACCCCGACCGTCACCGCGATGCCCGCACCCTGCAACAGCGCGATGCCGCGCCCGGCAACCTGCGGATTCGGATCACGCATCGCGATCACCACCCGCGAAACGCCCGCCGCGATCAGCGCCAGCGAGCAAGGGCCGGTCCGCCCGGTGTGAGAGCAAGGCTCCAGCGTCACATAGGCCACGCAGCCCAGCGCGCGCTCGCCCGCCTCTGCCAGCGCATTGACCTCGGCATGCCCTTCCCCGGCACGCACATGAAAGCCGCTCGCGATCACCTCGTCAGTCTCGGCCTCTACCAGCACACAGCCGACACGCGGATTGGGCTGCGTCGTGTAGCTGCCCAGCCGCGCCAGGCGCAGGGCGTGGGCCATGTGGCGCGCATCACGCGCCGAGGGAGCACTGCGTCCGCGAGAGTGACTGTCGCGAGAGTGGCTGTCACGGGGAGCATGAGAAGCATGGGGAGAAAGAGACATGCGATACCTTGGCGTGAAACGAGAGAAGGTAAGGCGTAGCCCAGGCGGTGACCAATACTTCGAGGCCTGAGCCACGCAGCGTGACGCGACAGAGCCAGCAGATACAGGCCTCGAGGTCATCTGCAAGGATGACCTCGAGGCATCAGGGCCGCGAATCTTCCTCGCCAGGCAGGAAGCTGGGCTCCTGGGCGAGGCGGTCGATCTCGGCGCGGAACTCATCAAGGTCCTGGAAGCGACGATAGACCGAAGCGAAGCGGATATAGGCGACCTGATCCAGCCGCTTGAGCTGCTGCATGACTTCATCCCCGATACGCCGCGCCTCGATCTCACGTTCGCCGGTGGCACGCAGACGCTGGCGAATGCGCTCCACCGCGGCCTCGATCAGTTCGGAGGACACCGGGCGTTTTTCCAGCGCACGCAGCATGCCGGCACGCAGCTTGTGCTCATCGAAGCTCTCACGCGAGCCGTCACCCTTGACCACGCGCGGCATGACCAGCTCCGCCGTTTCGTAGGTCGTGAAACGCTCACCACAGGCCGCACACTGGCGCCGACGCCGCACCTGGTCACCCTCGACCACCAGCCGGGAATCCGTGACCTTGGTTTCATGAGTTCCGCAGAAGGGACAGTGCATGTTGGAGAGCCTGCTTGGGTGCGAGGTGGCTGCGACCCCGCGCGAAGCACAGCGAGGAAGTGGCGCAGCGCAGCCGAATGACAGCGAATGGCGGGTATTGTAACCGTTAAGGCCCCGCCACGGGAGCCTATGTCAGCCCCGACCTATCTGAACTGGCCTTGGGGAGAGACCAAAGGGCGACAGGAGTTTCCTGCATTGTCGCCCCGGGAGAGCGGACACCACGGCGAAAGCGTCAATCAACCTGCTCGGCAGGCTTGAAATCCCCGCGGGATAACCGAAAGATGACATCAGGGTGCAGCGCCTCACGAGGACGCCTGCCCGAGCTGTGGAATCCTTTCACGACTGGCGGCAGATGATCTCTGCCGCGAGACTGATCACGATGACGCAAGGAGCTGCAACATGGGAATCATTGCATGGATCATATTCGGTCTCATTGCCGGCATCATCGCCAAGGTGATCGTGCCCGGCAAGGACCCGGGTGGCATCATCGTCACCAGCATCATCGGCATCCTGGGGGCCGTGGTCGGTGGCTGGGTCGGCACCCTGATGGGCTTCGGGGAAGTGACGGGATTCAATCTGGCCAGCTTTGTCATCGCCGTGCTCGGCGCCGTCATCCTGCTGATCCTGTATCGCGTGCTGCGCAAGTAAAGCGTGTCTTGAAGCGCATTGGCGTCAGCCGGCCTCAGGCCACATGACGCCCGACAGGACGGCCAGCCGGCTCATGCAGGCTGGCCGTCCTGCCTTGCAGGCTTGACGAATCTGGCCCGAGGCGTGCATGACTCAAGGGTAAAGACACCAGGCCGTCACCCACGAGCGCCGCTGAGCCGATGCGCTATTCAGGCATTTCACCAAGCGACGGCCAGCCGACTTCATCTGATATGTGATTTCCAGTCTTGCCACCGGCCCCGCAGGATTGCGCCGGCGGGCTTAACGAAGATCACCCGCGACACGCTCTGCCCATTGAGACTCACGCGCAGAGCCAGACCGCTTCTGCTGCCACGAGGATTGCCCATGTCCGATACGTCATCTTCCGATCACTCGACTTCCACTGCCTCCGATCCTGCGCCGAGCGAGGGCAACGCCAGGCCACGCACCAGAGTCTCTCTCGCCAAACGCCTCTCGCAGGCTGATTTCCAGGCCCACGCCACACGTCTGCTCGCCGAGATCTACCCGCAGCGTCATGAAGAAGTCCTCAGACGCCTGGAGACGGTGTTGGATTTCCATCGCACGCGCCTCAATCCCCGCGTACCGGAAGGCGAGCCACTCTGGAGCGAGCGCGACCAGTGGCTGATCACCTACGGCGACAGCCTGCAGCAGGAAGGCGAGGCACCACTGGCGACTCTGCACGACTTCCTCGCCAGCCGACTGGACGACAGCCTGTCCGGTGTCCACGTGCTGCCCTTCTTTCCGTGGAGCAGCGATGACGGCTTCAGCGTCATCCACTATCGCGAGGTCAATCCGGCCCTCGGCGATTGGCAGGACATCCGGCGCCTGAGCAAGCACCGCGACCTGATGGCAGACCTGGTCATCAATCACTGCTCGCGCGAGTCACTGTGGTTCGCCGACTATCTGGCCGGTGTGCAGCCCGGTCGCGACTACTTCATCGAGATGGACCCCGACACCGATGTCTCCGAGGTGGTGCGCCCGCGCCCGTCTGCCCTGCTCACGCCGGTGCATACCCGTCGTGGCCTGCGCCATCTTTGGGCAACCTTCTCG comes from bacterium Scap17 and encodes:
- the nusB gene encoding transcription antitermination factor NusB; amino-acid sequence: MSERNERTEREPSRQQQARRAARELAVQGIYQWQMTGKNMTTIEAEFRGQKIDDDVELHENWVEVMRIADQALFHELLHNVPRFQKELDASISPLLDRRLQDLDEIELAILRLSAYELSKRMEVPYRVAINEGVELAKTFGATDGHKYVNGILDKLAVKLRSAEVTQARLR
- the thiL gene encoding thiamine-phosphate kinase; the encoded protein is MPGEFELIARYFQRDLSGAPGVLLGPGDDCALLAASDGMQMAVSVDTSVAGVHFPPDAPAASIGHRALAVNLSDLAAMGATPRWALLALTLPDVDEDWLHGFAAGFHALADRYGIALVGGDVTRGPLSITITVHGELPCVLEPAQQAGSVARPILRRDGAREGDLIAVTGLPGLAHAGLKAWQDGVRDVLNPCLAAYLRPEPRVDAGLALRELASAGLDVSDGVMGDLAHICRASQLSAALELGVLPLAPELVTALGEQGAREAVLNGGDDYELLLTLPQENLETARLALRSLNLPLNVIGRMQAAGGDAPRVMLMDNGIEQAATGQSWQHFSASQASDTQASDTQVSATQVSATQASGTDGSCGDASSRNENGVAP
- a CDS encoding DUF1508 domain-containing protein, with the translated sequence MAGKFVITRGKDSKFYFALKAGNGEKILQSQGYADKRGCLNGVESVRKNAVEEKRFTREVAKDGRFYFTLLAANSQQIGRSQMYKSESGRDNGIASVGRNATEAAVLEQLDTA
- a CDS encoding DUF945 domain-containing protein, with product MGKGLVTATAVVVIGAAGYVGGVAYSSQRFEDEMARMVAELDRSSDIKATREDVDSGWFGSAGRVEMELATGDGEGPMRILLPYEAGHGLLSTTMQGNVKVLYGTPSRDVFAEVLGDGKAIAFDGSVDNFSGASDTTLTLPAFDWQDPESGTRIDFQGGELLASHDGGDTPEITVDGEITPFDITNGAEKVSVGTLSLNGIYRGADNDFRQDDKIVLDTLTIDNGTGQPPVVASDIRYSGETRLDPTELRYLMKLSVQDVSAGDQQMASGDVSISIDRLQGAAVYDFITQLQGLLEEAGKPFEELSEAQQVAMLEKVEAPLFTMLSTSPRMTLESLNAKSDAFGVDMQGDGQMILDGADITDLSIQELQTVPAQRAFLNRLSGRFEFRNVPPMMAMMAGVSPQAADRNLVVEIDGDSVKINGTPIY
- a CDS encoding phosphatidylglycerophosphatase A, with product MNRAPASVWRRPVHFLAFGLGSGTAPFAPGTFGTLAAIPFYWLMTNLTLWPYLATVLVASLVGIWICDRTSRDLGVHDHSGIVWDEFVGYWITMAAVPFSWQAALWGFVVFRVFDILKPWPIRWADRRVAGGFGIMLDDIFAGIYAWSTMHLWLWLH
- the lon gene encoding endopeptidase La; this translates as MPRHEEISDNDDILAGFEDDSQSQEPSSSASGGLVPSGDQLPERIYLLPIHNRPFFPAQVQPLVINKQRWAETMQLVGNTPHHAVGLAFVGDVEVDELGGEHFPEIGSAVRVHKPEDGDDQVQFIAQGLRRFRITRWLSRKPPYLVEVTYPREPVDAESDEARAYAMAMINGIKELLPINPLYGEELKQYLNRFSPHEPGPLTDFAAAITSAKGAELQEVLESLPVMERMQKVLPLLRKEIEVAQLQTEISQQVNAQMEKHQREFFLREQLKVIQRELGISKDDRENDVDTFRGRLDELKVPERVQSRIDDELDKLSVLETGSPEYGTTRNYLDWLTSLPWGITSTDQLNLAHARTVLNRDHDGLDDVKSRIVEFLAEGTFKGDVGGSILLLVGPPGVGKTSIGRSIAQALGREFYRFSVGGMRDESEIKGHRRTYVGAMPGKLVQALKEVKVENPVIMLDEIDKLGQSFQGDPASALLEVLDPEQNVDFLDHYLDVRLDLSKVLFVCTANTLDSIPGPLLDRMEQIRLSGYIAEEKVAIAKHHLWPKLLTRDNIPRKRINLSDAALRQVIEGYAREAGVRQLEKQLHRIVRKAAVKLLEEELATVKVSVKNLEEFLGAPIFRREKVLAGEGVVTGLAWTSMGGATLPIEATRVHGLTRGLKLTGKLGDVMQESANIAYSYTLANLEAYDAEADFFNESFIHLHVPEGATPKDGPSAGVTMTTALMSLAKRQAPRKGLAMTGELTLTGQVLPVGGIREKVIAARRSDIYELILPQANQRDYDELPEYLKEGMIVHFAARYADVSRVVFDTDSAQRH
- the ribB gene encoding 3,4-dihydroxy-2-butanone-4-phosphate synthase, which gives rise to MALSGIAALVEDIRQGKMVILMDDEDRENEGDIIIAAEAVTAEHINFMARHARGLICMPMSREHCEQLQLPLMVQANGSGFGTKFTLSIEATEGVTTGISAADRARTVQAAAARNARPQDIVQPGHIFPLMAEPGGVLRRAGHTEAACDLASMAGFGATGVICEIMNDDGSMARREELERFAAEHDLKVGTIADLIEYRIHNEQTVEVLDSEQVETAFGELTLHCFSDRIQGRHHLALVKGTPNAESLTTVRVHVQDPMRDLLTLRQPGSSSWALNDALAEVAAADAGVLVLLDTGSDTLDYKDRLDVFLGRRRTPRTNESDGAGNYLTTGTGAQILRDLGVGRMRLLSSPWKFSALSGFGLEVVELVGSDDTAGETDADAAGA
- the ribE gene encoding 6,7-dimethyl-8-ribityllumazine synthase, whose translation is MQPIAQLEGTFTNVDGRYVIVVGRFNHHVVDSLVEGAVDSLVRHGVDEENIDLIHVPGAWEIPLAVKAVLAKVKPHAVITLGAVIRGGTPHFEYVAGECNSALSRLQLEFDTPVANGVLTVNSIEQAIERAGTKAGNKGTEAAMAAMEMVSLLKAMGGDA